The Catenuloplanes niger genome includes a window with the following:
- a CDS encoding VWA domain-containing protein: MIHRRASIVAVLGLLGIVAVAPSAALADETETAPPAEPAKVELVLDVSGSMEAADIDGRTRMSVAKDAFNTVVDAVPETTQLGIRVLGATYGGDDKAEGCKDSQQLVEVGPINRVAAKNAIASLQPTGFTPVGLALRGAAEDLGTGGSTRHIILITDGEDTCAPPDPCEVARELAAQGTNLVVDTLGLAPDEKVRQQLVCIATATGGTYTAATTPNELTDRITQLVERATDVPAAAPPVAVAGTDACEGAPTLTAGIYTDREKFEEHRFYRVVVAEDQELRASVSLALDRPLQRDYGVLLRATATDGRELVRGTDAGSGRTDVLSTGLRYSGAYEDTAEGERVVCLVVSNSFAPGAGAGAANAANTPGMPIELSIDVVDASPAPDAPGLGRGFLLLLVLTVSGLVAGLLAGWLTRWWVATWRN; this comes from the coding sequence GTGATCCACAGAAGAGCGTCCATAGTGGCCGTTCTCGGCCTGCTCGGCATCGTCGCGGTCGCACCGTCCGCCGCGCTCGCCGACGAGACCGAGACCGCACCACCCGCCGAACCGGCCAAGGTCGAACTGGTCCTCGACGTCAGCGGGTCCATGGAGGCCGCCGACATCGACGGCCGCACCCGCATGTCCGTCGCCAAGGACGCGTTCAACACGGTCGTCGACGCGGTGCCGGAGACCACCCAGCTGGGCATCCGCGTGCTCGGCGCCACCTATGGCGGCGACGACAAGGCGGAGGGCTGCAAGGACAGCCAGCAGCTGGTCGAGGTCGGCCCGATCAACCGCGTCGCCGCGAAGAACGCGATCGCCTCGCTGCAGCCCACCGGCTTCACCCCGGTCGGCCTGGCGCTGCGCGGCGCGGCCGAGGACCTCGGCACCGGTGGCTCCACCCGGCACATCATCCTGATCACCGACGGCGAGGACACCTGCGCGCCGCCGGACCCGTGCGAGGTCGCGCGCGAGCTGGCCGCGCAGGGCACCAACCTGGTGGTGGACACGCTCGGCCTGGCGCCGGACGAGAAGGTCCGGCAGCAGCTGGTCTGCATCGCGACCGCGACCGGCGGCACGTACACGGCCGCGACCACGCCGAACGAACTGACCGACCGGATCACGCAGCTGGTCGAGCGCGCCACCGACGTGCCGGCCGCGGCACCGCCGGTCGCGGTCGCCGGCACGGACGCCTGCGAGGGCGCGCCGACGCTGACCGCCGGCATCTACACCGACCGGGAGAAGTTCGAGGAGCACCGGTTCTACCGCGTCGTCGTCGCGGAGGACCAGGAGCTGCGCGCGTCCGTCAGCCTGGCGCTGGACCGGCCGCTGCAGCGCGACTACGGCGTCCTGCTGCGGGCGACCGCCACGGACGGCCGTGAGCTGGTCCGCGGCACGGACGCGGGCAGCGGGCGCACGGACGTGCTCTCCACCGGTCTGCGTTACTCGGGGGCCTACGAGGACACCGCCGAGGGGGAGCGCGTCGTCTGCCTCGTGGTCAGCAACTCGTTCGCGCCCGGCGCCGGCGCCGGTGCCGCGAACGCCGCGAACACGCCCGGCATGCCGATCGAGCTGAGCATCGACGTGGTCGACGCCTCGCCCGCGCCGGACGCGCCCGGCCTCGGCCGCGGCTTCCTGCTGCTGCTCGTGCTCACCGTCTCCGGCCTCGTCGCCGGCCTGCTCGCCGGCTGGCTGACCCGCTGGTGGGTCGCCACGTGGAGGAACTGA
- a CDS encoding nucleoside-diphosphate sugar epimerase translates to MVHMSESALVIGATGNIGRHVVAGLRERGAPVRAVSRRDGFDLASPPDLADAAESAGSVFLIWPFMTAEHAGAVADRLAGKRVVYVSAMSAETGFWGEVETAIRGVTDRWTFLRPSGFATNTLGWADQIKDTGTVRVPYPAARRSLIHERDIADVAVAALLDDAHAGRTHVLTGPEAISQTEQVRLIGAATGRDLRVAEQPRAEAREGMLTWATPEWAETALDYWASLAHTPEPVTRTVEELTGRPARTFAAWARDHAADFS, encoded by the coding sequence ATGGTCCACATGAGCGAGAGCGCGCTGGTCATCGGCGCCACCGGGAACATCGGGCGGCATGTGGTCGCGGGACTGCGGGAGCGCGGGGCACCGGTCCGGGCGGTGAGCCGGCGGGACGGGTTCGACCTCGCCTCGCCGCCGGACCTGGCGGACGCGGCCGAGAGCGCCGGCTCGGTGTTCCTGATCTGGCCGTTCATGACGGCGGAGCATGCCGGGGCGGTGGCGGACCGGCTCGCCGGGAAGCGGGTCGTCTACGTGTCCGCGATGAGCGCGGAGACCGGGTTCTGGGGTGAGGTGGAGACCGCGATCCGCGGCGTGACGGACCGGTGGACGTTCCTGCGGCCCAGCGGGTTCGCCACCAACACGCTCGGCTGGGCGGATCAGATCAAGGACACCGGCACGGTACGGGTGCCGTACCCGGCCGCCCGGCGATCGCTGATCCACGAGCGGGACATCGCGGACGTGGCCGTGGCGGCGCTGCTCGACGACGCGCACGCCGGCCGTACCCATGTGCTCACCGGCCCGGAGGCGATCTCACAGACCGAGCAGGTGCGGCTGATCGGGGCGGCGACCGGCCGGGACCTGCGGGTGGCGGAGCAGCCGCGGGCGGAGGCGCGCGAGGGCATGCTCACCTGGGCGACGCCGGAGTGGGCGGAGACCGCGCTGGACTACTGGGCGTCGCTGGCGCACACGCCGGAGCCGGTCACCCGTACCGTGGAGGAATTGACCGGACGCCCGGCGCGCACGTTCGCGGCGTGGGCGCGCGACCACGCGGCCGACTTCAGCTAG
- a CDS encoding tyrosinase family protein — protein MLDLTGDGRADIAGFGEAGVHTAPAAGGGGFAAPRLALAAFGHAAGWRVDRHPRLFADLTGDGRPDIVGFGEDGVTVARNNGDGTFAAARLVVPDLGYTAGGWRVERNPRFAVDLTGDGRADLAGFGDDGVVTALGNGDGTFTAPRLVLADLATEAGGWLVERHPRFVIDLTGDGRADIVAFGDEGVVVAQGNGDGTFAPPKLVLAAFGFDAGGWRTTRHERVLADVTGDGRPDIVGFGEDGVWVALNDGAGGFGPARRVLDDFAIGAGGWLLDRHPRLLADVTGDGRADIVGFGETGVRIARSNGDGTFATPAPALTGFGQRAGDWRVDRHPRFAVDLTGDGRADLIGFGEDGVWTAPNAGDGTFRTVRVRRDAWDLPVWDPTLLFYARAVRAMQSRPISDPTSWAYQAAVHGRNGSTPSGADWNLCQHGSWHFLPWHRGYLAWFERIVRAEVVRQGGPADWALPYWDYSTPARAALPPAFRERTLPDGTPNPLFVSQRAAGINAGGRLPASATGSANAMRATAFTPGFGGGRSGPEHFFNAYGELEFTPHNDVHSLIGGLMGDPNQAALDPIFWLHHANVDRLWTVWLRQGGGRANPPDAAWRNQSWAFRDASGNRVTTTTAALLDTDRDLGYVYQDGIGLAPAAVEAMTAAALVSDAAVPEPELVGASDRPVELAGRAAAVDVPVDARAAAALESAAAPRAFLNLEDIVAETNPELVYEVFVRPLGDARAVPHYVGNVSFFGIGHDGPRGDAPHGFRRTFDITDWAASRGTGVTVSFRPLTLASPEARTADAAVPPVRVGRVSIFYAP, from the coding sequence GTGCTCGACCTGACCGGGGACGGGCGTGCGGACATCGCCGGGTTCGGCGAGGCCGGCGTGCACACCGCACCGGCCGCCGGCGGCGGTGGGTTCGCGGCTCCCCGGCTGGCGCTGGCCGCGTTCGGTCACGCGGCCGGCTGGCGGGTGGACCGGCATCCGCGGCTGTTCGCGGACCTGACCGGCGACGGCCGGCCGGACATCGTCGGGTTCGGCGAGGACGGCGTGACGGTCGCCCGGAACAACGGCGACGGTACGTTCGCCGCGGCCCGGCTGGTCGTGCCGGACCTGGGCTACACGGCCGGTGGCTGGCGGGTGGAGCGCAACCCGCGGTTCGCCGTCGACCTGACCGGTGACGGCCGTGCCGACCTGGCCGGGTTCGGCGACGACGGCGTGGTCACCGCGCTCGGCAACGGCGACGGCACGTTCACCGCGCCGCGCCTGGTGCTGGCGGACCTCGCGACCGAGGCGGGCGGCTGGCTGGTCGAGCGGCACCCCCGGTTCGTGATCGACCTGACCGGCGACGGGCGCGCCGACATCGTGGCGTTCGGCGACGAGGGCGTGGTGGTGGCGCAGGGCAACGGGGACGGCACCTTCGCGCCGCCGAAGCTGGTGCTGGCCGCGTTCGGCTTCGACGCGGGCGGCTGGCGCACCACCCGGCACGAACGGGTCCTGGCGGACGTGACCGGCGACGGCCGGCCGGACATCGTGGGTTTCGGTGAGGACGGCGTCTGGGTCGCGCTCAACGACGGCGCGGGCGGGTTCGGGCCGGCCCGCCGGGTGCTGGACGACTTCGCGATCGGCGCCGGCGGGTGGCTGCTCGACCGGCACCCGCGCCTGCTCGCGGACGTGACCGGGGACGGGCGCGCGGACATCGTCGGCTTCGGCGAGACGGGCGTGCGGATCGCCCGGAGCAACGGCGACGGTACGTTCGCCACACCGGCCCCGGCGCTGACCGGTTTCGGCCAGCGGGCCGGGGACTGGCGCGTCGACCGGCATCCGCGCTTCGCCGTGGACCTGACCGGGGACGGGCGCGCGGACCTGATCGGGTTCGGCGAGGACGGCGTGTGGACCGCGCCGAACGCGGGGGACGGCACGTTCCGCACCGTCCGGGTCCGCCGGGACGCGTGGGACCTGCCGGTCTGGGACCCGACGCTGCTGTTCTACGCGCGAGCGGTACGGGCGATGCAGTCCCGGCCGATCTCCGACCCGACGAGCTGGGCGTACCAGGCGGCGGTGCACGGGCGGAACGGGTCCACGCCGTCCGGCGCGGACTGGAACCTGTGCCAGCACGGCAGCTGGCACTTCCTGCCCTGGCACCGCGGCTACCTCGCCTGGTTCGAGCGGATCGTGCGCGCGGAGGTGGTCCGGCAGGGCGGGCCGGCCGACTGGGCGCTGCCGTACTGGGACTACTCGACGCCGGCCCGGGCCGCGCTGCCTCCCGCGTTCCGGGAGCGGACGCTGCCGGACGGCACGCCGAACCCGCTGTTCGTGTCGCAGCGCGCGGCCGGGATCAACGCGGGCGGGCGGCTGCCCGCGTCCGCGACCGGGAGTGCGAACGCGATGCGCGCCACCGCGTTCACGCCGGGCTTCGGCGGTGGGCGCAGCGGCCCGGAACACTTCTTCAACGCGTACGGGGAGCTGGAGTTCACGCCGCACAACGACGTCCACTCGCTGATCGGCGGGTTGATGGGCGACCCGAACCAGGCCGCGCTCGACCCGATCTTCTGGCTGCACCACGCGAACGTGGACCGGCTGTGGACGGTGTGGCTGCGCCAGGGCGGTGGCCGGGCGAACCCACCGGACGCGGCGTGGCGCAACCAGTCGTGGGCGTTCCGGGACGCGTCCGGCAACCGGGTCACCACCACCACGGCGGCGCTGCTGGACACGGACCGCGACCTCGGTTACGTCTACCAGGACGGGATCGGCCTCGCGCCGGCCGCGGTCGAGGCGATGACCGCCGCGGCGCTGGTCTCCGACGCGGCGGTGCCCGAGCCGGAGCTGGTCGGCGCCTCCGACCGCCCGGTCGAGCTGGCCGGCCGGGCCGCGGCCGTGGACGTGCCGGTCGACGCGCGTGCCGCCGCCGCCCTCGAGTCGGCCGCCGCGCCGCGGGCCTTCCTCAACCTCGAGGACATCGTGGCGGAGACCAACCCGGAGCTGGTGTACGAGGTGTTCGTCCGCCCGCTCGGCGACGCCCGCGCGGTACCGCACTACGTGGGCAACGTGTCGTTCTTCGGCATCGGGCACGACGGGCCGCGCGGGGACGCGCCGCACGGGTTCCGGCGCACGTTCGACATCACGGACTGGGCGGCGAGCCGGGGGACCGGTGTGACGGTGTCGTTCCGGCCGCTCACGCTCGCGTCACCCGAGGCACGGACGGCGGACGCGGCGGTCCCGCCCGTGCGCGTCGGGCGGGTGAGCATCTTCTACGCACCGTGA
- a CDS encoding peptidase — protein MRLSPYLSGAVIVGGLLLGAAVPAQAAPATPTPDGGVTPSPGAQTVTKAGTSFLTAAEIEAGQPVEVDAATGEYLYWAFAARAGQVHDIEATVTLPPAADRTGDQAWTIEVFDGLRRRQACVDGVQSPVAKTTDAEVELRCSLRRVRSWAEPWSGDPLPGTYYVRLSITNLPEKDLGQSAKVALLVGATDAGTSADDGKLAAPLDPVTRAGTVNAQPSASGAPLASAEDDDAAWSWDWLPDLPKFSARWFWTAGGGVLAAIAGVVGFALTRRPRVRA, from the coding sequence ATGCGTCTGTCCCCTTACCTCAGCGGCGCCGTGATCGTCGGCGGCCTGCTGCTCGGCGCGGCCGTGCCCGCGCAGGCCGCACCGGCCACGCCCACGCCGGACGGCGGCGTCACACCGTCGCCGGGCGCGCAGACGGTCACCAAGGCCGGCACGAGCTTCCTGACCGCGGCCGAGATCGAGGCCGGGCAGCCGGTCGAGGTCGACGCGGCCACCGGCGAGTACCTCTACTGGGCGTTCGCCGCCCGGGCCGGCCAGGTGCACGACATCGAGGCCACGGTCACGCTGCCGCCGGCCGCGGACCGGACCGGCGACCAGGCCTGGACGATCGAGGTCTTCGACGGGCTGCGCCGCCGCCAGGCGTGCGTGGACGGCGTGCAGAGCCCGGTCGCGAAGACCACCGACGCCGAGGTCGAGCTGCGCTGCTCGCTGCGCCGGGTGCGTTCGTGGGCCGAGCCGTGGTCCGGCGACCCGCTGCCCGGCACGTACTACGTCCGGCTGTCCATTACGAACCTGCCGGAGAAGGACCTCGGCCAGTCCGCGAAGGTGGCGCTGCTGGTCGGCGCGACCGACGCGGGCACGTCCGCGGACGACGGCAAGCTGGCCGCGCCGCTCGACCCGGTGACCCGGGCCGGGACGGTCAACGCCCAGCCGTCCGCCTCGGGTGCTCCCCTGGCGTCCGCCGAGGACGACGACGCGGCCTGGAGCTGGGACTGGCTGCCCGACCTGCCGAAGTTCTCCGCGCGCTGGTTCTGGACCGCCGGCGGCGGCGTGCTGGCCGCGATCGCGGGCGTGGTCGGCTTCGCGCTGACCCGCCGCCCGCGCGTGCGCGCCTGA
- a CDS encoding ABC transporter ATP-binding protein, producing MTPVPALRLTGLAKSFGDKVAVDRIDLDVPAGSFFGLVGPNGAGKTTSLSMAVGLLRPDAGRAEIFGTDVWADPARAKALIGVLPDGLAMPERLTGRELLTYLGLLRGMDPAAVTARADELLAVLELDGADRTLVLEYSTGMRKKIGLATALLHAPRLLVLDEPLEAVDPVSAATIKVILQRFVAGGGSVVFSSHVMPVVEQLCDRVAVVTGGRVVAAGPIDEVRGGRSLEDRFVELVAGRTADAGELAWLAS from the coding sequence GTGACGCCCGTTCCCGCACTACGCCTCACCGGCCTGGCCAAGTCGTTCGGCGACAAGGTCGCGGTCGACCGGATCGACCTCGACGTGCCGGCCGGCTCGTTCTTCGGCCTGGTCGGGCCGAACGGCGCCGGCAAGACCACGTCACTGTCCATGGCCGTCGGTCTGCTCCGGCCGGACGCGGGCCGCGCCGAGATCTTCGGCACCGACGTGTGGGCCGACCCGGCCCGCGCCAAGGCGCTGATCGGCGTGCTCCCCGACGGCCTCGCCATGCCCGAGCGGCTCACCGGACGGGAGCTGCTCACCTACCTCGGCCTGCTGCGCGGCATGGATCCGGCCGCGGTCACCGCCCGCGCGGACGAGCTGCTGGCCGTGCTGGAACTCGACGGCGCCGACCGTACGCTGGTCCTCGAGTACTCCACCGGCATGCGCAAGAAGATCGGCCTCGCCACCGCGCTGCTGCACGCGCCGCGCCTGCTGGTGCTGGACGAGCCGCTGGAGGCGGTCGACCCGGTCTCCGCCGCCACGATCAAGGTGATCCTGCAGCGGTTCGTCGCCGGCGGCGGGTCCGTCGTCTTCTCCAGCCACGTCATGCCGGTCGTCGAACAGCTCTGCGACCGGGTCGCCGTCGTCACCGGCGGCCGGGTCGTCGCGGCCGGCCCGATCGACGAGGTGCGCGGCGGCCGGTCCCTCGAGGACCGCTTCGTCGAGCTGGTCGCGGGCCGCACCGCGGACGCCGGGGAGCTCGCATGGCTGGCGTCGTGA
- a CDS encoding ADP-ribosylglycohydrolase family protein, whose protein sequence is MSVSMPMIDICGDSLDGLSVGDALGAQFFVPGTSPEKLPDGPWPWTDDTEMACSVTAALRPDRPIDQDELAALFGEHFEPYRGYGGGAVVLLRRLREGGSWRELAPAAFGGQGSMGNGAAMRVAPLGAFHAGDSRTAAREALRSAEVTHAHPEAILGAVAVAVTAAEAGWARTVRDRPAPADLLDVVHGFLVESRVAAGVARARRLLGVSAAEAAYELGNGSQVLAPDTVPFALWTAATYLDDFPAAIMACVAAGGDVDTTAAIVGGIVAAYTGRDGIPAEWLARREPLPSYALTVS, encoded by the coding sequence ATGTCGGTCAGCATGCCGATGATCGATATTTGCGGGGACAGCCTGGACGGGCTGTCGGTGGGTGACGCGCTGGGCGCGCAGTTCTTCGTTCCGGGCACCAGCCCGGAAAAGCTTCCCGACGGGCCGTGGCCGTGGACCGACGACACCGAGATGGCCTGCTCGGTCACGGCCGCACTGCGGCCGGACCGGCCGATCGACCAGGACGAGCTGGCGGCGCTGTTCGGCGAGCACTTCGAGCCCTACCGGGGGTACGGCGGGGGCGCGGTCGTGCTGCTGCGGCGGCTGCGCGAGGGCGGGTCCTGGCGGGAGCTGGCACCGGCCGCGTTCGGCGGGCAGGGGTCGATGGGCAACGGCGCGGCGATGCGGGTGGCGCCGCTCGGCGCGTTCCACGCCGGGGACTCGCGGACCGCGGCGCGCGAGGCGCTGCGGTCGGCCGAGGTCACGCACGCGCACCCGGAGGCGATCCTCGGCGCGGTGGCCGTGGCGGTCACGGCGGCCGAGGCCGGCTGGGCGCGAACCGTGCGTGACCGGCCCGCGCCCGCGGACCTGCTCGACGTGGTGCACGGTTTTCTGGTGGAGAGCCGGGTGGCCGCGGGCGTCGCGCGCGCCCGGCGGCTACTCGGCGTGAGTGCGGCCGAGGCGGCGTACGAGCTGGGCAACGGATCACAGGTGCTCGCGCCGGACACGGTGCCGTTCGCGCTGTGGACCGCCGCCACGTACCTCGACGACTTCCCGGCCGCGATCATGGCGTGCGTGGCGGCCGGCGGGGACGTCGACACGACCGCCGCCATCGTGGGCGGGATTGTGGCGGCATATACGGGGCGTGACGGAATTCCCGCTGAGTGGCTGGCACGCCGCGAGCCGTTGCCGTCCTATGCGCTAACCGTTTCCTGA
- a CDS encoding AbfB domain-containing protein, which translates to MTEGTDLVVAARVGDRRALAELNALHLPLVYHVAGRALHVHADIAHAVRRTFARAARELAQLRDPDRFRGWLLACAVREIAGIQAAGTGVSTALDGGPADPSADFVSLAIVQHDLTGRRRELDEATRWIDGEHSVVLALWWLEAAGLLTRAEVADALRMPPDDVTGRVTVLREQWEQARALVGALRAHPGCPELAVLTDGWDHLPAPAWRRGLGLHVGDCPVCGAAIAGLPELVRLLGEHPLVPVPAALVGALATDGLVPPDAARTNPMLGGTPPVTPVRSSATGPAGPAPGRPGAFSAGWAGAPGTAAAAAAAAGGVAATPAAATTRSGELSTESTVDITAIAAATAAGAIGAGTTSLTDTGRAGSSSAGRAGSSADRAEATTSGTAGGASRHVASPEARGGAGSGAAGEAGAASEAAAGDAASRRAAGNGTASGDARHADSPTTPASRHASGAPGAPGQTGSRRTTPSNTAGAVAATSAAAAADGTAGQTSPRHTAASGAAGEAASRRAGTAGAAVGTPGQAGARHTAAAGAGGVSGEVTSRRAAGNAAGGVSGEATSRRAAGSAAGGVSGEATPRRAAGGAAAEAGAGHTGTADAAGEVLPRHTSGAAGQAGARHAGSSGAAGGTAGGRTVAGSGGVVAGKADGTAALPMIAGKRAPEEPPTWRGTPTRIPGPATPAEPEAAAEAPSWTGAPTRIPATDAPTAMLPAVSGGASAAAAKGSHPREVPPGRPAAGGAAAITAGTVAIPRQRGGDADVTAVIPRVPADDRDAGDTGVLAGVILPGDQFVPPQTASRHIPPPSGGDDDDDAGAIVPLGDAEEPENTGRSKKALALAGIAAVVALSTTAGLIINSVIGGDDDTLTPIAAPSGAAQYAVPPVVEPSASASASPSPSASASPSPSASASPSPSAAAKPSPSRVPSVAPSSPAAPPGGGTTADLRSLRMASSERYVRVSGGSVTVERASAGSSGAAFQLVPGLANAGCVSLRTPDGRYLRHYDYRVRADGDDGSALFKADATFCMQQAGGAVMLRSHNFPDHFLRARDSGLFITQLDRNAAGSMLWVLTDPIG; encoded by the coding sequence GTGACCGAGGGTACCGACCTCGTTGTTGCGGCCCGGGTGGGCGACCGTCGAGCGCTTGCGGAGCTGAACGCGCTCCATCTGCCCCTGGTCTACCACGTCGCGGGCCGTGCGCTGCACGTTCACGCCGACATCGCGCACGCGGTCCGCCGCACGTTCGCGCGTGCCGCCCGTGAGCTGGCGCAGCTGCGCGACCCGGACCGCTTCCGCGGCTGGCTGCTCGCCTGCGCGGTCCGTGAGATCGCGGGCATCCAGGCCGCCGGGACCGGTGTCTCCACCGCACTCGACGGCGGGCCCGCGGACCCGTCCGCCGACTTCGTCAGCCTCGCCATCGTCCAGCACGACCTCACCGGCCGGCGCCGCGAGCTGGACGAGGCCACCCGCTGGATCGACGGCGAGCACTCCGTGGTGCTGGCGCTGTGGTGGCTGGAGGCCGCCGGCCTGCTCACCCGCGCCGAGGTCGCGGACGCGCTGCGCATGCCGCCGGACGACGTCACCGGCCGGGTCACCGTGCTGCGCGAGCAGTGGGAACAGGCCCGTGCACTGGTCGGCGCGCTGCGCGCCCACCCCGGCTGCCCCGAACTCGCCGTGCTCACCGACGGCTGGGACCACCTGCCCGCCCCCGCCTGGCGCCGCGGCCTCGGCCTGCACGTCGGCGACTGCCCGGTCTGCGGCGCCGCGATCGCCGGCCTGCCCGAGCTGGTCCGGCTGCTCGGCGAACACCCGCTGGTCCCGGTCCCGGCCGCGCTGGTCGGCGCGCTCGCCACGGACGGCCTCGTCCCGCCGGACGCGGCGCGGACCAACCCCATGCTCGGCGGTACGCCACCGGTCACGCCGGTCCGCTCGTCCGCCACCGGCCCGGCCGGCCCGGCACCGGGCCGCCCCGGCGCCTTCTCGGCCGGCTGGGCCGGCGCACCGGGCACGGCGGCCGCCGCAGCCGCCGCGGCCGGTGGCGTGGCCGCGACACCCGCCGCCGCGACCACCCGATCGGGTGAACTCTCCACGGAATCGACCGTCGACATCACGGCGATCGCGGCCGCCACGGCCGCCGGCGCGATCGGCGCCGGCACCACCTCGCTCACGGACACCGGTCGCGCGGGCTCCTCTTCCGCCGGCCGCGCGGGGTCGTCCGCCGACCGGGCGGAGGCGACGACCTCCGGCACGGCCGGTGGCGCGTCGCGGCACGTGGCTTCGCCCGAGGCGCGCGGTGGCGCGGGCAGCGGTGCCGCCGGGGAGGCCGGCGCCGCGAGCGAGGCCGCCGCCGGTGACGCCGCCTCGCGTCGTGCGGCCGGGAACGGCACCGCCTCGGGTGACGCCCGGCACGCCGACTCGCCGACGACGCCCGCCTCGCGGCACGCGTCCGGAGCGCCGGGAGCGCCGGGACAGACCGGCTCCCGGCGGACGACCCCGTCGAACACGGCCGGCGCTGTCGCCGCGACGAGTGCTGCCGCCGCTGCCGACGGCACGGCGGGGCAGACGTCCCCGCGGCACACCGCGGCGTCAGGTGCGGCCGGTGAGGCGGCCTCGCGGCGCGCCGGGACGGCGGGTGCCGCCGTCGGCACGCCCGGTCAGGCCGGTGCGCGGCACACCGCGGCAGCGGGCGCCGGTGGTGTGTCCGGGGAGGTGACCTCGCGGCGAGCTGCGGGCAATGCGGCCGGTGGTGTGTCGGGGGAGGCGACCTCGCGGCGAGCCGCGGGGAGTGCGGCCGGTGGTGTGTCCGGGGAGGCGACCCCGCGGCGAGCCGCCGGAGGTGCGGCTGCTGAGGCCGGTGCCGGGCACACCGGGACGGCGGATGCCGCTGGTGAGGTGCTCCCGCGGCACACCTCGGGTGCGGCCGGTCAGGCGGGTGCGCGGCACGCCGGCTCGTCGGGTGCCGCCGGTGGGACGGCCGGTGGCCGTACCGTGGCGGGGTCCGGTGGGGTGGTGGCCGGCAAGGCCGACGGCACGGCCGCGCTGCCGATGATCGCTGGGAAGCGCGCGCCGGAGGAGCCGCCCACGTGGCGGGGGACGCCGACCCGGATCCCGGGCCCGGCCACGCCCGCCGAGCCGGAGGCGGCCGCGGAGGCGCCGTCGTGGACGGGTGCGCCGACCCGGATCCCGGCCACGGACGCGCCGACCGCGATGCTGCCGGCCGTGTCCGGTGGCGCGTCGGCCGCGGCGGCCAAGGGCTCGCACCCACGTGAGGTGCCGCCGGGCCGGCCGGCCGCCGGGGGAGCGGCCGCGATCACCGCGGGTACCGTGGCGATCCCGCGGCAGCGCGGCGGGGACGCGGACGTGACCGCGGTCATCCCGCGGGTGCCGGCCGACGACCGGGACGCCGGCGACACCGGCGTGCTGGCCGGCGTGATCCTGCCGGGCGACCAGTTCGTGCCGCCGCAGACCGCGTCGCGGCACATCCCGCCGCCGTCCGGGGGCGACGATGACGACGACGCGGGTGCGATCGTGCCGCTCGGCGACGCGGAGGAGCCGGAGAACACCGGCCGGTCGAAGAAGGCGCTGGCGCTCGCCGGCATCGCGGCCGTGGTCGCGCTGAGCACCACGGCCGGCCTGATCATCAACAGCGTGATCGGTGGCGACGACGACACGCTCACGCCGATCGCGGCGCCGTCCGGCGCGGCCCAGTACGCGGTGCCGCCGGTGGTGGAGCCGTCCGCCTCGGCGTCCGCGTCGCCGTCACCGTCCGCGTCGGCCTCGCCGTCGCCGTCCGCGTCGGCGTCGCCCAGCCCGTCGGCCGCGGCGAAGCCGTCACCGTCGCGGGTCCCGTCCGTGGCGCCGTCGTCGCCGGCCGCGCCGCCCGGCGGCGGGACCACCGCCGACCTGCGCTCGTTGCGGATGGCGAGCTCCGAGCGGTACGTGCGGGTCAGCGGCGGAAGCGTGACCGTGGAGCGCGCCTCGGCGGGCAGCTCCGGGGCCGCGTTCCAGCTGGTGCCGGGCCTGGCCAACGCGGGCTGCGTGTCGCTGCGCACGCCGGACGGCCGGTACCTGCGGCACTACGACTACCGGGTGCGTGCCGACGGGGACGACGGGTCCGCGCTGTTCAAGGCGGATGCCACGTTCTGCATGCAGCAGGCGGGCGGCGCGGTCATGCTGCGGTCGCACAACTTCCCCGACCACTTCCTCCGGGCGCGCGACTCCGGGCTGTTCATCACGCAGCTCGACCGGAACGCGGCCGGGTCGATGCTGTGGGTGCTGACCGACCCGATCGGCTGA